A stretch of Chanodichthys erythropterus isolate Z2021 chromosome 20, ASM2448905v1, whole genome shotgun sequence DNA encodes these proteins:
- the LOC137009660 gene encoding zinc finger BED domain-containing protein 4-like, translating into MIAAFKSNEPDEPTSSYSEDESIETSDPEDSEVAVRERQRFGAIDMSRTPCVVHTLQLVVNMIQKDTSVNRLLSKVRGLVKLFRKSSVATERLLQMCQLTLIKDCPTRWSSTYQMISRLLQIKDSVVQVADGMSWDYLLSSEWHKLSALRDLLIPFAEHTQLLQSDTQSLSLVVPAILDLQGHLSEFPHAQGSSFKDLASLAIKMKANMDKRFSCFLDHTDSKFSPLAAAACFLDPTVAPEALLENDDEQIEALLRRSEDYLAQLVPPVVREEEAEDEEPAEGEESKEEQPHNKRPRFRFLSKPSRPSKSTISKPCVKEEIKKFKEQLSQPTNQETALEFWAAQGDYVYPSLKPIALDLLAMPASQAFAERVFSITGDLSRGRRNRARVILERSAFLKLNRGQ; encoded by the exons ATGATTGCAGCATTCAAGTCTAATGAACCAGATGAGCCCACTAGCTCCTACTCCGAGGATGAATCCATCGAGACGAGTGACCCTGAAGATTCTGAGGTGGCTGTTAGAGAACGCCAGAG GTTTGGAGCCATAGATATGAGTAGGACCCCCTGCGTTGTACACACTCTACAACTTGTGGTGAACATGATCCAGAAAGACACTAGTGTCAACCGACTGCTGAGCAAAGTTAGAGGTCTTGTTAAGCTCTTCCGCAAGTCATCTGTGGCAACTGAGCGACTGCTGCAGATGTGTCAACTAACCCTGATCAAAGACTGCCCTACTAGATGGTCCAGCACATATCAGATGATATCACGGCTTCTCCAAATCAAGGACTCAGTAGTTCAGGTTGCGGATGGGATGAGCTGGGACTATTTACTGTCAAGTGAGTGGCATAAGCTGTCCGCTCTCAGAGATTTACTCATCCCCTTCGCTGAGCATACCCAGTTGCTCCAGAGTGACACACAGTCATTATCCCTTGTGGTGCCTGCCATTCTGGACCTGCAGGGTCACCTGTCTGAGTTCCCCCATGCCCAGGGATCTAGCTTTAAGGACCTCGCTTCCCTGGCAATTAAGATGAAGGCAAACATGGACAAGAGGTTCAGCTGCTTTCTTGATCACACTGACTCCAAGTTTTCACCTCTCGCTGCTGCTGCATGCTTCCTTGACCCGACAGTTGCACCTGAAGCACTCCTTGAAAATGATGATGAGCAAATAGAGGCACTTCTGAGAAGATCAGAAGATTATCTTGCTCAATTGGTGCCACCAGTTGTACGGGAGGAGGAGGCTGAAGATGAGGAGCCAGCGGAGGGAGAAGAATCCAAAGAAGAGCAGCCTCATAACAAGCGGCCCAGATTCAGATTCTTGTCCAAACCAAGCCGGCCTTCCAAGTCTACCATCTCAAAGCCGTGTGTCAAGGAGGAAATCAAGAAATTCAAGGAGCAGTTGTCACAGCCTACAAACCAAGAGACTGCCCTAGAATTTTGGGCTGCACAGGGAGATTATGTTTATCCGAGCCTAAAACCTATTGCCTTAGACCTTCTGGCCATGCCAGCATCTCAAGCATTTGCTGAGAGAGTCTTTAGCATTACAGGTGACCTCAGTCGTGGCCGTCGTAATAGAGCAAGAGTCATTTTAGAAAGAAGTGCTTTCCTGAAACTGAATCGAGGTCAGTAG